The Leptolyngbya sp. CCY15150 genome has a segment encoding these proteins:
- the rppA gene encoding two-component system response regulator RppA, whose product MRILLVEDEPDLGRAIKRTLTQEAYVVDWVQSGDEALTYLESSTVTYVLGVLDWMLPGLNGLEICRWLRAQQNALPILMLTANDRIEDRIAGLDAGADDYLVKPFSMDELLARLRALRRRPADFKPAQIQVGPLTLDCDRRIALLYSGTAAEQTMSLTQKEFQLLQYLMEHPDQILTQEQVLNQLWEFGADPISNVVAAQVRLLRRKLGQYNCDHMIETVYGMGYRFKTE is encoded by the coding sequence ATGCGTATTTTGCTGGTTGAAGATGAGCCCGACCTAGGACGAGCGATTAAGCGCACGCTGACCCAAGAAGCCTACGTGGTGGACTGGGTGCAGTCTGGGGATGAAGCGCTGACCTATCTGGAGAGCAGTACTGTCACTTACGTGTTGGGAGTACTTGACTGGATGCTGCCGGGGCTAAATGGTCTGGAGATTTGTCGCTGGCTACGGGCGCAGCAGAATGCTCTCCCGATTCTCATGCTGACCGCAAACGATCGCATCGAAGACCGCATTGCAGGGCTCGATGCCGGGGCCGACGACTATCTGGTCAAACCCTTTAGCATGGATGAACTGCTGGCCCGGTTGCGGGCTTTGAGACGTCGCCCCGCTGACTTTAAACCGGCTCAAATTCAAGTTGGGCCACTGACGCTGGATTGCGATCGCAGAATTGCTCTTCTTTATAGTGGCACCGCTGCTGAGCAGACGATGTCACTGACCCAAAAAGAGTTTCAGCTTCTGCAATATTTGATGGAGCACCCCGATCAGATTCTTACCCAAGAGCAGGTGCTCAACCAGCTTTGGGAATTTGGCGCTGACCCCATCAGCAACGTCGTAGCAGCCCAGGTGCGGCTACTGCGCCGCAAATTGGGGCAGTATAACTGTGACCACATGATTGAAACCGTCTATGGCATGGGATACCGGTTCAAAACTGAATAG